TTTTCTATGTAAATGCTTATCCCCtagaatgttaaaaaaaaaaaaaaacatttaaaacaacaactctttCAATTAAAGCTTGACAATCATCATATACAACATACAGTACCTTTGACTGAACAATTTTAGTGATAAGCTCGAAACAGCCATTTCcaatctgaaacagaaaaaatcatGATAACAATGAATgtacactttattttttcatattcgtagaaaaaaaatacttacagTCGATTCCATTTCTTTGTTTAAACCCAGTGTCCAAAGATCTGACCGCGTGAGGCATCCAGAAGACGTTTCAACAATCAGCTCATCTTTGGGTCTGCTGATGTCCAGAACATagttgagctaaaaaaaaaacagataggTGTCATAGACTGTGGATGACCAAATCAGATAAGCACTAAAAGTTGCACTTTGCGACATCTGAAAACTTTAACATACAAGCTGTTGTTGGCCAGGGTGCGGTACAAAACACCATGATGAACGGCTGGCCAAAATGTTCTCAGGCTTTGTCAGAGCTTCGCACGGTGGTCCACACAGGTCAGGAAAAGTTGCATCTGTTGACCTTTTATTGGCTTTCTTGTTGTCAACTCTTTCCTGAGGTTCTATAGGGATTTCTATAAGGAAATTCATTTGAAACAGCATGTAACAAATTCTTTTATGAGCCATTAACTACAACAAGATAATGAATGCAAGATTATTATTTCACCTATATATGAGAATCACTATTCAAAATAAGAAATTTTACCAGTGTCACCAGACGCTGAAGGTGCTGGGTTCAACACCGTTTCTGTGATTTCTCTGGGTTTATTGCACACCAGTGGGGCTAGGTACGCAAAGAAAAGAATATACACACAGATAGGAACAAACCTAACATGTAAACAATGGTAGCGTTCTGGTCATGACACAATGCATGTACTTACCTACGACAGCTTGACCCAGTGCTGACAATGAGATATTGATCTTTCCAAGTCGACCATGTCTTAGCTGCCTCTCCAGAAGTTTCTTGTTGGTGACAGTGTTATAATGATGATTTATATTTCTCATCAGAAACACATGTGTGAATGGACTCATATTACTTAAAAAGTAATTGGTTTTCCTCATGTTTGCAAAGAACTGTTCAACAACTTGACTGTTCAGCCAGCCTTTCAGCTCCGGGACAAGTTGAATTCTGCGTAATATGTCCTTGGGATCTTTTGTATTTCCCTCATGAAATCTGTCATACAGGACATAATGGTCAGATGATCCAGTGACAGGATGAGGATTTTCATTTGCACTATCCATCCTTTCATGTAGCCATGGAAGATTCACTTTCAGGCTTCCATCCTGTCCTGCCTTGACATTTTCCTCAGTGGGCTCAGCAAGTCAACCTTCATGTGGATGAAATGGCAGTTTATCAGGAACCCGCAAATTGGTGTGTGCTGCCAAAATCGTAAACACAGACGTTTGGCATGTGCTTCCAGGACAGGAGAAGGTCAGCAAAATCCCGGGGACTTTCAGCACGAAGATTAAATTTAACACTGTATACAATGCCATGTGGACATAGTATTACAGACCATCCTCCTGCaagcaaagatttaaaaagttgtttgtaattgtaattacattttttaatgctACTTCTAATAATCGCTAAGTGATGCTTACCAGAGGCACCCCATATGCTTTGAAAGACCTTATCATATGTCTGCCTGCTCTTCATCTTCTCCCTCAGTCTGGTGATGAGATCAAAGCGGGAGCCTTTGGAGTCGATGTTGCATGCTTTACACAATTTTCTTACCACTCCAACCTGACAGCAATTaggaaaaactgtaaatggAACAACCCCAGAACTTTATGTCACATATTCTGAAAACTTCAAAGCAATGTTACCTTTTGTTTGGCAAGTTCATCCAACAGATGGTCTTCTGTGACACTGCTAAGCTTTGCTTCATGTGAAGAGCTTGTTCCTACTTTTTTAAACTCTGTGTTAAGCACAATGTCACTTGTTCGAGTTTCACTCCCGATCCATGGTGCCCAGTGCGTGTAACTTGGTGGAACGGAAAATGGATTCTTCACACCGCCTACAGAAAATGGCATGTTTTTAATTACAATCTAAATtactttaaaacactgaaagactTTCAAAAAGTTTTTGCCATCACTCACTTGGAAAAAACCCACGGCTTATCATTTCCAGGTGAATAGAGTTCCAAAAACCTTCAATGTCATGTTCACCATTGAAGTCTTCTGGGGCTTTGAGGTCACTCACTATAATAAATTGACTCATAAAAACATGCACATAATGTACACAATGAACTATATACACAAATGTACATTAAACTTACCTGCTAACTTGAACACCCCTTTTCTGTGTAAGTCCATAACTACCACAGGGGGGTGAAACCCACAGTTTATGCAGGAGTACATGTATTCTGCGTCAGTCAAAGCCTCAAAATGGCAATAAGCATGGAAAATGGTATCCCGAGAAGGAAACTTCACTCTTCTTAAGCCCTCCAATGAGTCAATGACCCTTGAAGCAGATACATGGTTCTGTAATATGACAATAGGGTGAAGAAGACTATGATTACACAGATATTTTttgagtgcgcatgcgccaaccagcgtgcagcctgttacagtcgctcctgcttttctcttagtttagctcttttttcttacgtattcttttttttttctgacttgtattttcctccgttttctatctcttactcaatcatgtggattgagagagtttttgttcttctggtggccgtggaactgttacttttatcatggaacgggaccgcagcacatctcctacacgcacggactgtttactccagagatcagctgatcgccctgatgccggccggctcgctggccaggcccgcagaagtgcccgcagaagtaccagctgaaatttggagtacagtacgcctcatctgtactggattacatctccaaaaccacagacagtgtcaccacccagaaacggatcaccatgtaccccaaccagaagccttggatgaaccgggatgttcgtctcctcctgaaggcccgcaacactgcctttaggtcaggagatgcacacgcctacagtacagccagggctaatctaaagaagggcatcaaaaaagccaaacaccattacaaaaagaaggtagaagaacacttctccaactccaacccccgacgcatgtggcaaggactccagaccatcacagactacaggaccaccaaaccctctcccgcatcctctgatgtctccttcctaaacgagctcaacaacttttatgctcgttttgagcgagggaaccccacaaccacaaccaaagcagacatgacgccagaccaccaacctatgactctctcccccaccgatgtaggagcggtgctgagcaggatcaatgtccacaaggctgcaggccctgatggcatccccgggcgtgttctcagagcgtgttctggggagcttgcaggagtgctcacagacatattcaatctgtccttggcccacgctgtggtaccggcctgcttcaaatccacctccatcgtcccgatacccaaaaactccaacccatcttgccttaatgattaccgcccagtagcactcacccccatcatcactaagtgcttagagcgactggtcctagcacacttcaaatcctgtctcccccccaccctggacccccaccaattcgcataccgccggaacaggagcacagaggatgcagtctccatcgcaatgcactctgtcctctcacacctggacaacaacaacacctacgccagaatgctgtttatagacttcagttcagcattcaatacaatccacccctcacaactcatcaggaaactgacagacctgggtatcagttccctcatctgcaaatggttactggacttcctgaccaaccgcccccaacatgtccggctggataaccgctgctcatctaccatcacaatgaacaccggtgtaccacaaggctgtgtgatgagccctttcctctactccctcttcacccacgactgcagacctgctgatggttccaacaccatcattaagtttgcagatgacaccacggtgattggcctcatcagtgacaacgatgaggccgcctacagggaggaggtggatcgtctggctgagtggtgcgacagaaacaacctgctgcttaacaccgagaagaccaaggagctcatcgtggactacaggaggaatgctgacccacatccacccatccacattaaggggacggctgtggagcgtgtgagcagcttcaagttcctgggagtccacatctccgaggatctcacctggacgaccaactgctccaagctggtcaagaaggctcaccagcgcctcttcttcttgaggactctgaggaagaaccacctgtcctcagacatcctggtgaacttctattgctgcaccatcgagagcatcctgaccaactgtataacagtctggtacgggaactgctctgcctcggaccggaaggcgttgcagagggtcgtgaaaactgcccagcgcatcgccggagcaccacttcctgccataaaagacatctacaggaagcggtgtctgaaaagggctgggaaaatcatcaaagaccccagtcacccatcacatgaactcttcaccctcctgccctctgggaggcgctacaggagcctccggactaagaccaccaggtactggaacagcttcttccccacagccgtcagactcctgaactctgcctcctgacatctgacccacgttaaactcatggactgaacatacacacacccacaatggacaactgtaccctcaaacacaataataacatggactgaaccaccactcacaaccactagcactttatatagcctctgtagaaactatctacaccctcacttatcttaactgcactactgtatagctctgtgtaaataatcattctgtacattcgataatctttaatcctacaactgtttacaacttgcatagttcccatttctgtatagctgtatatcccagattctgtaaagttatttatttcatattctgtatagtttttcatatttatatcctgttcatatcctgtacatagcttgtactcactacagcctgtacatacttatagttatagaatattcacaacatacttcataccgtgtacattataacataccataatagacccatttctgtaatatactcacatatctatattattgctaatatatattgtaatatatctatatcactaaagcacttctggatggatgcaaactgcatttcgttgccctgtacctgtgcatgtgcaatgacaataaagttgaattctattctattctattctattctaaaacacatcggggatgcagaggtcaaggacagaagagaagaaaaaaggtgacggtgagacagcggaggctcgaagcgaggaggaggtttaaaccgtgtctgccgtctatcgtgatgggaaatgtgcgatcgttggcaagtaaaatcgacgagctctcagcactggtacggagtcagagggaataccgagagtgtagcctgatgtgtttcaccgaatcatggctgcaccaggtcattcccgatgagaatgcttccgtggaaggcttccacactgttcgggcggacagggacagcatcgctagcggtaagcgtaaaggaggtgggcttgctgttttagttaacaaccggtggtgtaaccctgccaacataacaatcaaagaaaggatttgttgcccggacactgaactgtgtgctgttggactcaggccgtattatttacccagggaattctctcacgtcatcttggtggctgtttatgttcccccctctgctaaccccacagctgcatgtgacactatccactctgccatagctcggctacagactcagcacccgagtgcctttattgtgatctcgggtgacttcaaccatgtatcactggacaatacactaccaacattcaaacaatatgtggactgtcccaccaggggagagaaaactttagacttactgtatgctaacgtcaaggatgcatacagctcctcctccctccccccacttggtaggtca
This genomic window from Astatotilapia calliptera chromosome 16, fAstCal1.2, whole genome shotgun sequence contains:
- the LOC113007284 gene encoding uncharacterized protein LOC113007284 encodes the protein MSPFTHVFLMRNINHHYNTVTNKKLLERQLRHGRLGKINISLSALGQAVVAPLVCNKPREITETVLNPAPSASGDTEIPIEPQERVDNKKANKRSTDATFPDLCGPPCEALTKPENILASRSSWCFVPHPGQQQLLNYVLDISRPKDELIVETSSGCLTRSDLWTLGLNKEMESTIGNGCFELITKIVQSKGISIYIENLYVTRTWLAPYGCDPLQSFPVSVPSFKETSK